Below is a genomic region from Xiphophorus couchianus chromosome 9, X_couchianus-1.0, whole genome shotgun sequence.
GCTTAAAGCTCTCCGCTATAGACTCACTCTGAAGCTCTGATCATTCTGCGATGCATTCACTTGCACTCAGACATCTGACGTTAACTCATTAAGAACCAGTTCACACATATTCACATCCAACAGAGCGCTTTACATCCAATATGCGCTTTTATTTAAAGATACATAGAACATTTTGAGTTGGGATGTTTGGACTTATCTGTAAGGGATTTCTACTGAGTattgtgctgctttgtttttcattaggAATGTCAAATAGTCGAAAGCacagccacaaaaaaaacaaacgacgGTTGCCACATACATGAGTGTCGAAGCCGTTGTGTCGCAGCAGAGCAACAAACTTGATGATCTCGTTGACGTGTTTGTCGTTGTCGGCTTCGTACGTGACGAAGACCCGCCCTGCGTTCAGAGACGGACAGTTAGAGGCGGCTCAGCAGCGGCGccgtctgctgctgctgcggccgCCGAGACTTACTCTGCTCCAGAGAGAGCGGCGTGCTGTACGCAGGGTGTCTCTCTTTGACCGGGACGTTTTGGCCGCTGCaaggaaacacaaagaactTCAGGGCCAAACTTTGTAATAATAAACACACAGTGAGGCTGGTTTAAAACTCGAGCAGGGCTGTCGGCGTTACGGCGTCTGAACATTTCATCACACCGATGTTGCATAACGCAGATTGGTCAAATGATCTGGTTTGGTCTAAAAGACAGCAGAAAGCTTTTGGGCTTGACGCAGAACGACAGCGGAAGGTGAAAGGTATTTCCGCTGCAGCAAcgaaagttgaacatttttcaactttcttgtgttgTGGCTATATGTTTGAGCACGAAATTTCACATGCTCGATTTACGCCATCGCACGAGTTCCACGTGGAGACGGACGTTTACAGATTAacgtttaaaagaaaatgacttcCTTTAAAACTCCCTGAATATAAAACCCTGGAAAACGGAGAAACTTCAcacatgtttggtttgagacgataaaacattttctgaaccaTTTTTTAAACGTGCATGCAGCATgtttcaaaaaagaaatataaagaagTTCCAGGGCGACATCAGAAAGGGGTGGGACACCCAAGAAccgtaaaataaaatatctgatctGTCAGTTGTTTCCTACTCTTTGTATGCATGTGTAATAGAGTAAGTTCCCCTTGATTGTTGTTGATAACAGAGAGATTATCTGCTTTCTGCTAcaagaaaaactaacaaaaaaaacaaaacatataattGCTTCCATTTTAACTGGTTGGAGTGCAGAAGAAGGAGGAGGTTGCCTGCGGCAACATTGCTGCAAAAACCACAACTGcgtgcatatttatatttcaagtgttcaAAGTTAGGCATagtgattaatcacgattaatcacaGCATGAGAgagattaatcagataaaaatttttttatcaaatgcCAGCACTAAACTCACTTGTGTGTGAATCCAGCTCCAGGGGTCCTGCAGTCTTCTGGGTCTAacagacaaaaaacagaatcaagGAAACCTGCACACTGATTGTGGTTGTCAGAGAGTGGAGGACCAGACTTACAGTACGAGCTGTAAGCTGGGTTGTACTGAGGCCAGGCGCGGTTGTTGGCCACGGGCCGCCTGCTGAACGCGTCCACCGGACACTGAGCACAGCAGGGGGGGCCCTGCTGCGGGCACGAGTACGGAGACAGGGTGTGGTGGTAGAGCTCGGCCGAAGGCGGGTTGGAGTGCAGCGACAGCGGCTGCTCCAGGCTCATGTGGCCGCTGTGGTGGCTGGGGAGGGAGGCGGACTTGTCTCTGGACAGGCAGCTGTCCTGGGAGCAGCTGGAGTAATCCTTGTGGCCCAGGCAGGACGGCAGGCTGCTGGGGTAGCCCGTGCAGCTGCTGGCCAGGCTCGGGTGGAGCATGTTGACCTGGCTGGGGAACGGGGTGGGCTGGTTGTACCCGGCAGAGAGGCTGTGGGGCAGCCGTGAGAAGCAGAAGCTGGAGGAGGGGAATGACAGGCCCTGCTCTCGGTTCCACCCCCGCCGGCTGAACATGGAGTCGTCGGGGAACGGCGTGCGGTCCGAGGGCCGGCGGTAGGCGTGGAGGTCGGACGCGGGGTCCGCTCTGTGGACGGTGCTGgcttttctctcctctgtgtTCATGGTCTCATCGTCCTCTTCGGGCGTGTTGTGGCAGGTGCTCAGCTGGCTGACATAACTGGAAGCAGAAACAGACACTGTAAAACGaaagtacttaaaaaaatttacaataaatgaaaCTGTTAGGCTGTGAACAACAACACATTATCTTACTGTAGAGAACacatagaataaaaataactcaatataaatttcaaatcattttaacagttatgaaatgtagaaaatacagaaatttattgcaaaaatcattaaaaaaaatttttttaattcatagaAAAATACCATGTTACTGCCAGCAGTTAATCAGGCTAAAACTAACTGCACTGATCGGccaaaatgacagattttgctgatgtttacatttaaagctacagtgtaaaactgaaaacaagactgaaaatgtaatttttacagagcataaaaattaaatttttatgctCTGTAAAGTTTGTACAGTTTGAGAACCGCAGTTCTCAAACTGTGAgacaaatgttgttgtttttagatttatataCAAGCTAATTAACTTCTATGTAGAGCAAATAagtaaaaactgacaaaaagttaaaaatcacTGACCTTTGTTCTAAAAAGCTAAAAGTTTCTTACTGAGGTGCCAGAGAAAGAGTCAGACAGATCAGTGTTTTCACCGACTGAAAATATCTCCTCAATTGCTGCTGTGcgctgctggtcagctggctgataGCTTCTACACTTTTTGACTGCTTATTGAAAAATTTGTCAGGCGGTTTTGAAAACTAAAGGAACAGCACAGTAACCTGTATTAATGAATGTAGGCTATGGAAACAGCTGCAGGGCGTGGCAGGCGTGCTCAGCTGCGAACTGGTTATCCAAGAAAACAGCCCGACTCATTATGCAGCTGCTTTTATCGTTCCTCCACCGTTCACTCTGATCACCATAAACAAAAGCCCACAGACGTCCTGTGCAGAGTTACACTGTAGCTTAAACAAATGCGGTAAATGTTAGCTGCAAAACATAACAGCTATCAATAAATGTTGGgcataattattattactttaaaaatctatattaaataatttttgcagCTGTAAGAATGGcgaattaaaattattttatatgttttgttttatatgttagTGTAAAAGACCATGATACTATTTTTGGGTTGAACAACATGTCGCCAATATATCGTCATAGCAATATGAGTTTGTGCGATATTCCTATCGCAGAGAGAGACTGTTTGGAGTGTGAAAATTCTTGgctaatataatatataatagttttaacttttaagctgtttttatgCTAACATTGTCATGGTTATATTGACCAGCTTTATCACAATCACAAATTTTGCCAATATCACGCAGCCCAACTATTTTTACAAGATATTATCAAACTGAGGGAAATGTCACACTGGGAATAGCATCAGATCCAGCTTAACAATGGTCTGCCAGGAAACTAGTGGGATATGCTAAATCCTGATAGCGTTTCTGGCTAATAACCGAGTAGCTCTGCATTTCAAACACTAACAGAATATGTTAAGTAACTGATATGCATTATACATGTAAGTGTTTAATATGATGAATCATACCACCAGAAGTGTAAATAAAGGGTTTATATAACAGCCTATGTTTTAATCCCATGGCTGCTGTGTTGGTTTTTGACGTCAGTGTTACTGAAAAACACCAGACTTTACCACTTCAGCTTTTGGAGACTTCCTGTCTACCTTTTGAGTTTGGAACATGGAGAACTCAACTTGATACACAAATCTGGATGCATCATTAATTTGCATCCTTCAACCATACTACACAGTAACACAGACAATAGTGATATATACTTTTTGCCTTCTGGTTTGTCGTTATTAAAAAACAGCGCCTCCAGGAAGTCCAAGTCGCATTACTGTCTTCAAAGCGTCTCAGTTTGGTGGCTATCTGGAAACTTTAGTATTTTACTGAGCTGGAAATTGTCACAGAAAGAGTGAGAATACCTGTCCTAGATCACCGAGTGAAACTGAGCCATGATGCTGAACAGAAACGTCTGTTTTAAATCGCAATGGGTTTCCAAATGTCCCGAAAAACATTTGATGATTAGACTGTTTAAATCAATAAGCGATAAGGTTAGTCCTTTATTTACGAGGCCAATCCTTTTTATTTAGGGTTTGAATGCAGGATCATATTAACCATACGAAGACATTCTCaaactattttagaaaaaacatacATTCACATCTTTACAAGTAGCGAAACATgtatagttttctgttttaaatatctttttttcatataaattaCTTGTTTGAATTGTGCACTGGCATTAATcagcaacttaaaaaaacattatgatgCAATCTATTAATTCATACTGGGGAAAACAGAACTCAGATGCATTACTGCAATGAAGAAATATGGAAAATTGTCCTTTTTAATGGTTAgtgattaaacaaaaatcagcaCCAAAGACGtggagaaataaatgaataaggtgataaatatttttgattccTGTTTAAATTGCTCACATTATAACCATTTTGTtctacagttattttttgttgcgacagcatttttcattcagttcatctttctgtttgttattaatggatttaatttcaaacaggttttttaaaaaaatcaagagaaCAAGCAAACAGTCGGACAGAGAGAAACACGtataaccaaaaacaaaattattagtTTGCCATTACTGTTCTGTTTCTTATCACAAAAATGCATCTACTGAAGCTCTCTAAAAACAACTTtctaaaaaaccaaaaaagctCGCAGGTTCCCGTCGTCGTTTTCGTTGTGCTCACCTATTCGGGACGGGCAGAGAGCAGACCGAGGTGGGCAGCATCGTTGAGCTTATTCCACCTGAcgtccatgtgtgtgtgtgagcctcTTTTAAGATGCGTTTGAACTTCTGTAAAggataaaacaaacacaaaaaaaacagatatctGATGCAAAGGTCAGTATAAACAGAGCTGTGGcgtcttgcttttttttctgttttatcagcCCACACTAGTGTGAGAGAGTGTTTGATTTGCATGCGTGCGCACCGGGACATGACAGCGTTTCTTCCACACAGGGGACTTTTCTCTAAGTGAGTGGAGTTAACACATGGGGATCAGGAAATGATGTCTGTCATTTACACAGGGGGACAAATCAAACACTTTAACAGGTGAAACAGATATTCGCCCGCTGACAGAtttctc
It encodes:
- the traf3ip2l gene encoding uncharacterized protein traf3ip2l isoform X1, producing MLPTSVCSLPVPNSYVSQLSTCHNTPEEDDETMNTEERKASTVHRADPASDLHAYRRPSDRTPFPDDSMFSRRGWNREQGLSFPSSSFCFSRLPHSLSAGYNQPTPFPSQVNMLHPSLASSCTGYPSSLPSCLGHKDYSSCSQDSCLSRDKSASLPSHHSGHMSLEQPLSLHSNPPSAELYHHTLSPYSCPQQGPPCCAQCPVDAFSRRPVANNRAWPQYNPAYSSYYPEDCRTPGAGFTHNGQNVPVKERHPAYSTPLSLEQRRVFVTYEADNDKHVNEIIKFVALLRHNGFDTHIDIFEHQYRSISKIDFMERYLSEKEYLIIIIISPKYYETVTTSPFDLENDERTFNTVYIHKQLQNEFIQNGSKNFRFIPILFPGAKKCHVPNWLQNTHVYGWPRDRDDILRRLMRVEKYNPPPIGELPTIVSIPI
- the traf3ip2l gene encoding uncharacterized protein traf3ip2l isoform X2, whose product is MRRFHLKRRRYVSQLSTCHNTPEEDDETMNTEERKASTVHRADPASDLHAYRRPSDRTPFPDDSMFSRRGWNREQGLSFPSSSFCFSRLPHSLSAGYNQPTPFPSQVNMLHPSLASSCTGYPSSLPSCLGHKDYSSCSQDSCLSRDKSASLPSHHSGHMSLEQPLSLHSNPPSAELYHHTLSPYSCPQQGPPCCAQCPVDAFSRRPVANNRAWPQYNPAYSSYYPEDCRTPGAGFTHNGQNVPVKERHPAYSTPLSLEQRRVFVTYEADNDKHVNEIIKFVALLRHNGFDTHIDIFEHQYRSISKIDFMERYLSEKEYLIIIIISPKYYETVTTSPFDLENDERTFNTVYIHKQLQNEFIQNGSKNFRFIPILFPGAKKCHVPNWLQNTHVYGWPRDRDDILRRLMRVEKYNPPPIGELPTIVSIPI